The following DNA comes from Microbacterium terregens.
AGGACCCGCGGCGCGCGCATTGACCGAGAGCCGGTGGGAGATGCCGTACCGCGACGCCGTGTCGCCCTGCAGATCCACGAGCTCGACCGACTTGACGTTGAGCTCCTCACGCAGGATGTCCTCGAACTGACCGAGCGAGGCGGCACGCGCCGCGACGACCGTCAGTCGTGCCAGCGGCAGCCGCACACGCCGTCCTTCACGTTTGCGCAGCGCGTTGGCCACCGACGAGACCTCGCGGACGGCATCCATCGCCGTACGGATGTCATCCGCAGCCGGGAAGGCCTCGGCATCCGGCCAATCCTCCAGATGGACGCTGCGCCCGCCGGTGAGCCCCTGCCAGACCCGCTCGGACACCAGCGGGATCAGCGGTGCCGCGACCCGGGTGAGCGTCTCGAGGACCGTGTACAGGGTGTCGAACGCCTCGCGGCTCTTCGGATCGCCGCTCACGCCCACCCAGAACCGGTCGCGCGAGCGTCTGATGTACCAGTTGGTGAGGGCTTCGGCGAAGTCACGCAGCTTCGCCGCGGCAGTCGTGGAGTCCAGACCGTCCAGATCGGCCGCCACCTCGCGCACCAGATCGCCGGTGCGCGCCAGGATGTAGCGGTCCAGGACGTCCGTGGAGTCGGTGCGCCAGGTCGCCTCGTACCCGCCCCCGCCGGGGCCGCCGGCAGCATTCGCGTACGTGGAGAAGAAGTACCACGCGTTCCACAGCGGCAGGAGGAATTCCCGCACGCCCTGCCGAATGCCCTCCTCGGTGACGACGAGGTTCCCGCCACGCAGGACCGAACTCCCCATCAGGAACCATCGCATCGCGTCCGAGCCGTCGCGGTCGAAGACCTCGGACACGTCGGGGTAGTTGTGCAGAGACTTCGACATCTTCTGGCCGTCGCTGCCGAGCACGATGCCGTGGCAGCTCACCCCGGTGAACGCCGGCCGGTCGAACAGTGCGCCGGACAGGACGTGCATGACGTAGAACCAGCCGCGGGTCTGGCCGATGTACTCCACGATGAAATCGGCCGGCGAGTGCTCCTCGAACCATTCGTGGTTCTCGAACGGGTAGTGCACCTGCGCGAACGGCATCGAGCCCGAGTCGAACCACACATCCAGCACGTCCTCGATGCGGCGCATCGTGCTCGCGCCGCTCGGGTCGTCGGGATTCGGGCGGGTCAGATCGTCGATGTACGGACGATGCAGGTCGACCTGGCCGGCAGGGTCGCGCGGCAGCCGCCCGAAGTCGCGTTCGAGATCTGCCAGCGAGCCGTACACGTCGACGCGCGGGAAGTCGGGGTTGTCGCTCTTCCAGATCGGGATCGGCGAACCCCAGTACCGGTTCCGGCTGATCGACCAGTCGCGGGCGCCCTCGAGCCACTTGCCGAACTGCCCGTGTTTGACGTTCTCCGGAACCCAGGTGATCTGCTCGTTGAGCTCGACCAGGCGGTCCCGGGTGTCGGTCACGCGGACGAACCAACTTGAGACGGCCTTGTAGATGAGCGGGTTGCGGCACCGCCAGCAGTGCGGGTACGAGTGCTCGTAGCTCGCCAGGCGCAGCAGTCGACCGCCCTGTCGCAGGATGCGCACGAGCGGGGTGTTCGCGTCCATCCACAGCTGACCGGCGACATCGGTCACCGCGGGCAGGAACTTTCCGCCGTCGTCGAGGCTGAGGATCGTCGGGATGCCGGCAGCTTCGGCGACCCGTTGGTCGTCCTCGCCGTACGCGGGAGCCTGATGGACGATCCCCGTCCCGTCGCCGGTCGTCACGTAGTCGTCGACGAGGATCCGCCACGCGTTCTGCGTCCCGTACTCCTCGGCGTCGGCGTAGTAGTCGAACAGGCGGTCGTAGTGCACGTCCGCCAGATCGGAGCCGAGGTGCACCGCCTCGACCGCCGCCACGGCATCCGAGGAATTCTCGTACCCGAGGTCCTTCGCGTAATTCGGCAGCAGGTCCTCGGCCAGCAGATAGCGGTGCGACTGCGCCTCTGCGGGGTCGTGGGCGGCGCCGCCGGTCGCCGAACTGTCGGCGGGATCGTGATGGACGTCCGCGGCACCCAGCGGACCCCCGGGGACGACGACATATCGGATGCCGGGGCCGACGGCGAGGGCGAGGTTGGTCGGGAGCGTCCACGGTGTGGTGGTCCAGGCGAGGGCGCGCACGGCGGTCAGTCCGAGCGCCTCGGCCTTCACACCGACGAGGGGGAAGGTCACCGTCACCGACGGGTCCTGGCGCATCTTGTAGACGTCGTCGTCCATGCGCAGCTCGTGGCTGGACAGCGGCGTCTGGTCGCGCCAGCAGTACGGGAGCACGCGGTAACCCTCGTAGGCGAGCCCCTTGTCGTAGAGGGTCTTGAAGGCCCAGAGCACGCTCTCCATGTAGTCCGTGTCGAGTGTCTTGTAGCCGCGGTCGAAATCGACCCAGCGCGCCTGACGCGTGACGTACTCCTGCCACTCACGGGTGTACGCGAGCACCGACTCGCGAGCCTTCGCGTTGAAGGTCGCGACGCCCATGCGCTCGATCTCTTCCTTCTCGGTGATGCCCAGCTGCTTCATCGCCTCCAGCTCGGCCGGCAGGCCATGCGTGTCCCAGCCGAAGACGCGGTCCACGCGATTGCCGCGCATGGTCTGGAACCGCGGGAAGAGGTCTTTCGCGTACCCGGTGAGCAGGTGGCCGTAGTGTGGCAGCCCGTTGGCGAACGGAGGGCCGTCGTAGAAGACCCACTCCGGTGCGCCCTCGCGGTTCTGGATGGATGCCTGGAACGTGTCGTCGGCGTTCCAGAAGTCGATGACCTCGCGCTCGATCGCAGGGAACCGCGGGCTCGGTGGTACGTCGGGTCCGGACTTGGGGTAGGTCATGTCACTCCAGCAGGTTGCGATGCTTCCTGCGAGGACGATCCTCCTGTTCGGGAGAACCGCGGTACCACCCCGCGTTGCGACGGCCTCAGGAACGTGCGCTCCGTCGGCGTGCCACTCTCACTGCGGCTGTGACGGGCCTGCCCCGTCCGGTTCTACTGAGGGCTGACGCCCGGTTCTTCCGGAAGCTCCCCGGTGATGCCGGATCGATGCTCGTCCCCCGATTCTACGCACCCGATCGCAGCCGCAGGGCGCTACGTCTGACGCATGTTTCTGTACACGATCCAGTAAGTGCTCAACAGTGGCAGGATGGTTGGCTGTGACAACCACACATACCGCCTCGCCCCTGTCCCCGTCAGCCACCCCTGTGCGGCGCGTCGCGTGGGCATCCATGGTCGGAACCTCTCTCGAGTCGTTCGACTTCTACGTCTTCGCCTACTTCTCGGCGTACTTCATCGGCCCGCTGTTCTTCGAGCCCCTCGGCCCGTTCGGCGCACAGCTGCTGGCCTTCTCGACCGTCGCCGTGGCGTTCATCGTCCGCCCCATCGGCGCCGTCCTCTTCGGCTATATGGGCGATCGGCTCGGTCGTCGCACCACGTTGCTGTGGACCGTCGGCATCATGGGCGTCGCCACCGGCCTCATCGGGCTGTTGCCCACGTACGCGCAGGCGGGATGGCTCGGCGCCATCCTGCTGGTCATCCTCCGGATCGCACAGGGACTCTCGCTGGGCGGCGAGTGGGGTGGATCGATCCTGCTCGCCACCGAACACTCCGGACCGCTCAAGCGCGCGTTCTACGCCGCCATCCCGCAGCTCGGGTCTCCGGTCGGTTCCATTCTCTCGGCCACGCTGTTCATCGTGATGACCCTCGTGCTGCCCGCCGAGGAGCTGGCCGCGTGGGGATGGCGCATCCCGTTCCTGATCGCCTTCCCGCTGCTGCTGGTCTCGCTCTATCTGCGCTGGTCGATCGACGAGACGCCGGTCTTCCGCGAGGTCGTCGCCGAGAAGCGCAGGGAGCGCGTCCCCTTCGTGACGATGTTCACCGCGAAGCCCGCTGCGGTGGCGATCGCGATCGGCGCCGCTCTGCTGGGCATCGGCTCGTATTCGCTGATGAACACCTACACGATCAACTACGGCGTCGCCGAGCTGGGATTCAGCTTCCAGGATCTGCTGGTCGCGACGACGGTCGGCGGTCTGCTCCAGCTCATCACCATCCCGCTGTTCGGTGCGTGGGCGACGCGGATCGGTTCGGCCCGCGTCGTCGCGTGGGGGGCGCTGGGCACGTTGCTGATCACGTTCCCGATGTACTTCCTGCTGCAGTTCGCGACGTTCCCGATCCTCGTGGCCACGATGATCGTGGGCGGAATCCTTCCGACGATGTCGTGGGCCGCGCTCGGCGGCCTCATGAACGACCTCTTCCCCGATCGGTTCCGGTACTCGGCGCTGTCGATCTCGTACGCGATCGCGGCGACGGTCAGTGGCTTCGTACCGGCGGTGACTCTTGCGATCGGCGAAGGGACGGGCTTCGCCTGGTGGCACCCTGGTGTCGTGCTGGCGCCCATGGCCGTGATCACGCTGGTCGCCGCCATCGCCGCGTCGCGCCGTCGCCCGGAGCCCGAGCTTGCGACCGAACCGGAGTCCGCGACAGCGCTCGTGTAGGCGCGTACGCGCGCCGGCTCGGGCGCTGTCGCCACACCGGGCTCCGCGGGGTGGTGCGCAGCCACCGCGTAGCGTGGAGTGATGCCCCGCCCGCCCGTCCTCGCTCCTCCCCGCGTGTCGCCGCCCGATCTGCCTCCGCACCTTGAGGAAGGCAGTCGTCCGGTGCGCGGTGGCTCGTGGTCGCAGGTCCAGTGGACCGCGCTGGAGCCGATCACGGATGCCGCGCACACCGACATCGCGGAATCGGCGGTGGTCGCGGCATCCGTCGATCGTCTCGATCTGACCGGCGCGACGCTCATCGATGTCGAGATCCGGAACATCCGCGCCA
Coding sequences within:
- the ileS gene encoding isoleucine--tRNA ligase, with protein sequence MTYPKSGPDVPPSPRFPAIEREVIDFWNADDTFQASIQNREGAPEWVFYDGPPFANGLPHYGHLLTGYAKDLFPRFQTMRGNRVDRVFGWDTHGLPAELEAMKQLGITEKEEIERMGVATFNAKARESVLAYTREWQEYVTRQARWVDFDRGYKTLDTDYMESVLWAFKTLYDKGLAYEGYRVLPYCWRDQTPLSSHELRMDDDVYKMRQDPSVTVTFPLVGVKAEALGLTAVRALAWTTTPWTLPTNLALAVGPGIRYVVVPGGPLGAADVHHDPADSSATGGAAHDPAEAQSHRYLLAEDLLPNYAKDLGYENSSDAVAAVEAVHLGSDLADVHYDRLFDYYADAEEYGTQNAWRILVDDYVTTGDGTGIVHQAPAYGEDDQRVAEAAGIPTILSLDDGGKFLPAVTDVAGQLWMDANTPLVRILRQGGRLLRLASYEHSYPHCWRCRNPLIYKAVSSWFVRVTDTRDRLVELNEQITWVPENVKHGQFGKWLEGARDWSISRNRYWGSPIPIWKSDNPDFPRVDVYGSLADLERDFGRLPRDPAGQVDLHRPYIDDLTRPNPDDPSGASTMRRIEDVLDVWFDSGSMPFAQVHYPFENHEWFEEHSPADFIVEYIGQTRGWFYVMHVLSGALFDRPAFTGVSCHGIVLGSDGQKMSKSLHNYPDVSEVFDRDGSDAMRWFLMGSSVLRGGNLVVTEEGIRQGVREFLLPLWNAWYFFSTYANAAGGPGGGGYEATWRTDSTDVLDRYILARTGDLVREVAADLDGLDSTTAAAKLRDFAEALTNWYIRRSRDRFWVGVSGDPKSREAFDTLYTVLETLTRVAAPLIPLVSERVWQGLTGGRSVHLEDWPDAEAFPAADDIRTAMDAVREVSSVANALRKREGRRVRLPLARLTVVAARAASLGQFEDILREELNVKSVELVDLQGDTASRYGISHRLSVNARAAGPRLGKRVQQAIQAAKAGDWSETDGVVTAGAIALEPGEYDLVLETTGRPEGEALAVLPRGGFVLLDTNSTPELEAEGLARDVVRAVQDTRKAAGFDVSDRIRLVLTFRSSTDGEAVASAFDTADVAGETLALQYAVTDAEATVLLGDATLSTAGADHATEFAKGTFANAGDFTVSVSRILTKVEDAR
- a CDS encoding MFS transporter, which codes for MTTTHTASPLSPSATPVRRVAWASMVGTSLESFDFYVFAYFSAYFIGPLFFEPLGPFGAQLLAFSTVAVAFIVRPIGAVLFGYMGDRLGRRTTLLWTVGIMGVATGLIGLLPTYAQAGWLGAILLVILRIAQGLSLGGEWGGSILLATEHSGPLKRAFYAAIPQLGSPVGSILSATLFIVMTLVLPAEELAAWGWRIPFLIAFPLLLVSLYLRWSIDETPVFREVVAEKRRERVPFVTMFTAKPAAVAIAIGAALLGIGSYSLMNTYTINYGVAELGFSFQDLLVATTVGGLLQLITIPLFGAWATRIGSARVVAWGALGTLLITFPMYFLLQFATFPILVATMIVGGILPTMSWAALGGLMNDLFPDRFRYSALSISYAIAATVSGFVPAVTLAIGEGTGFAWWHPGVVLAPMAVITLVAAIAASRRRPEPELATEPESATALV